In one window of Branchiostoma floridae strain S238N-H82 chromosome 14, Bfl_VNyyK, whole genome shotgun sequence DNA:
- the LOC118431043 gene encoding transmembrane protein 47-like, which yields MESAEVVTTTTTEVVLQRPLKFIGIVAAFLGSALIVVCMVSDIWVLGYSRADTRTEETLNFYQGLWALCGDYVGTPPPPGSDSTLSCRTPQEQAWVQATAAFVLVNMLLSVAGLVLGVLAFCVERYRRLYRLAGILLILSVVSGLVSLVVFPALFHMDLTETLAQTPTAAGEWFRDNWEFGWGYGVGWGAVFFNFGASLIFLCGKDRDEIKQTTEYYMSAENDDL from the exons ATGGAGTCCGCGGAGGTTGTAACCACAACTACAACAGAAGTGGTTCTCCAGCGACCTTTAAAGTTCATCGGCATTGTTGCAGCTTTTCTCGGCTCTGCTCTGATCGTTGTCTGCATGGTCAGTGACATCTGGGTACTAGGGTACTCACGAGCAGACACGCGAACAGAAGAGACGCTGAATTTTTATCAAGGTCTGTGGGCTCTGTGTGGGGACTATGTTGGTACACCACCGCCGCCGGGATCAGACAGCACACTATCGTGTAGAACACCCCAGGAGCAAG CCTGGGTCCAGGCGACTGCAGCCTTCGTGCTGGTGAACATGTTACTGTCGGTGGCAGGGTTGGTACTGGGTGTGCTGGCCTTCTGTGTGGAGAGGTACCGACGGCTCTACAGACTGGCTGGAATCCTGCTTATACTATCAG TTGTTTCAGGTCTGGTGTCCCTGGTGGTGTTCCCGGCACTGTTCCACATGGATCTGACGGAGACACTGGCCCAGACACCCACCGCGGCGGGCGAGTGGTTCCGGGACAACTGGGAGTTCGGCTGGGGGTACGGGGTCGGCTGGGGGGCCGTCTTCTTCAACTTCGGCGCCTCGCTCATCTTCCTCTGCGGGAAGGACAGGGACGAGATCAAACAGACCACCGAGTATTACATGTCTGCAGAGAATGACGATCTGTAG
- the LOC118430821 gene encoding transmembrane protein 47-like, producing MATEVKTTTRVVRPMKLIGLICSGIAWILMIVCLASDYWVRSDTVRFYQGLWNECGKVTDATPPPTPCTPISAQGQAYVQASAAFIIMSLLLALAGFVLGLMAFFMDRFRGFYKWAGLVLLVAVLFALIALIVFPAMFHTILTEQLSTDPTALKDRINWELGWGYGVGWGASFFLIGAALLFLFGKDTNEIYETTSYEG from the exons ATGGCGACCGAAGTCAAAACAACGACGCGGGTCGTCCGGCCCATGAAGCTTATAGGCCTCATTTGCTCCGGAATTGCCTGGATTTTAATGATTGTGTGTCTGGCCAGTGACTACTGGGTTCGGTCAGACACGGTCAGGTTTTACCAAGGCCTGTGGAACGAGTGCGGGAAGGTGACAGACGCCACCCCTCCCCCTACCCCCTGTACCCCCATCAGCGCACAGGGCCAAG CTTATGTCCAAGCCTCGGCAGCCTTCATCATCATGAGCCTGCTGCTGGCACTGGCAGGGTTTGTGCTGGGCCTGATGGCCTTCTTCATGGACAGGTTCCGCGGCTTCTACAAGTGGGCAGGTCTGGTGCTGCTGGTGGCAG TGCTATTTGCCCTGATAGCGCTGATCGTGTTCCCGGCCATGTTTCACACCATCCTGACAGAACAACTGTCCACAGACCCCACGGCACTCAAGGACCGCATCAACTGGGAACTGGGCTGGGGCTACGGCGTGGGCTGGGGAGCCTCTTTCTTCTTGATCGGAGCTGCGCTACTCTTCCTGTTCGGAAAGGACACAAATGAAATCTATGAGACAACCAGCTACGAAGGCTAA